DNA sequence from the Bufo bufo chromosome 3, aBufBuf1.1, whole genome shotgun sequence genome:
aataccttgagggttgtagtttcttagatggggtcacttttatggagtttctactctaggggtgcatcaggggggcttcaaatgggacatggtgtcaaaaaaaacagtccagcaaaacctgccttccaaaaaccgtatggcatttctttccttctgcgccctgccgtgtgcccgtacagcggtttacgaccacatatggggtgtttctgtaaactacagaatcagagccataaatattgagtttggtttggctgttaacccttgctttgtaactggaaaaaaattattaaaaaggaaaatctgccaaaaaagtgaaattttgaaattgtatctatatttttcattaattcttgtggaacacctaaagggttaacaaggtttgtaaaatcagttttgaatacctcgaggggtgtagtttctagaatgtggtcatttatggatggtttctattatgttagcctcccaaagtgacttcagacctgaactggtccctaaacattgttttttttaaaatttctgaacatttttaagatttgcttctaaacttttaagccttgtaacatccccaaaaaatttaatatcattcccaaaatgatccaaacatgaagtagacatatggggaatgtaaagtaataactattttttgggtaaatttggtatttttttttataaataaaaattgatttttttactccattttaccagtgtcatgaagtacaatatgtgacgaaaaaacaatctcagaatggcctggataagtcaaagcgttttaaagttatcacctcttaaagtgacactggtcagatttgcaaaaaatggcccggtccttaaggtgaaataaggctgtgtcctaaaggggttaagtaccaggacatcaggatgAGGTTAAcatgttgttcagttttttttcaaatgtccattcattcccccatgtctctgttcttattgtatatatattgctgtttcttcatatattcttgcagtacgcctgatgaagagactggtgatgtctcgaaagctcgctatgtaacatcattacttctatttttgttagccattaaaaggtatcaaacctgcaatactcttattttgtttctcttaatgagagcagtaaactagttttctattggctaacacggtaccagactttttccCTTTTCTTTCATAAAATTGaaagaggcatggatctcggaggaattcagctGTGATGACAGCgtataattgaatttcctcatgctctcTGACCTCATAGCTCAGGTCTTATCTTAATGATAACAAtgtagcttaaataagtgtttatgacctttgagtaatttagagataaagtTTATTAGCTGatgggcacaaagtgaaagtgaaaagtacatccacacagctagaaaaacagttaaccctgtgTGaccgaacagctcaatattttttaataaagaccaattgaaaaaaaaaaaaaatctttagcccaaaatgagtaaaatgcaatcattaaaaaaaattcccccaaaggtgtacatagcctttaaagacatCCCTTATTAGGCTGGCTCAGATGTCTGCAATACCTTGGTGTTTCTGGATATTATGGGCAAAATACACATTAAATGTGTCCACAACTTGACCATCTGAAGACCGTTTTCTACCCATTTGGCATTATTTCCAAAATCCCAGGAATATAACGCTTAGTGAGGGTTATTCTATTAGCTCATGCAGTGAAGTCCTATGTTTATCTGGCAGAACACTTTCAGTATCCGAATTCTGATCTCTGTGGTCCTTAGACCATAAATCAGTGGATTGACCAGGGCAGGAATGAGTAGATAGATGGCAGACAGAAGATTGTGTGTATCTTGAGACACCGATCGAGACACCCTGTAGACAATGGATGATGACAGCCTGAAGAAGTAGACGATCAGGATGACCAGGATGTGTGTCCCACATGTGTGGAGGGACTTGTGTCTTGCAGCACCAGATATGGTCAGTGCTACACTCATGATGCTGCCGTACGAGGTACAGAGGAAGCTCATGTCAAATATCTTGGAGAAGACCCTCAGGCACAACCCCACCAGTTTATTTTTGGTGATGGTACCACAAGCCAAGCTTAGCAGCGCCATGTGCTCACAAGCAAAATGGTCAATAATGTTTGAGTGGCAGAAATCTACCCTGGAAGCGAGGTAGATGACAGGACATACAAAGGACACGCCGCGTACTACAGCCACAATGGTCAGGAAGAGCAAGTTGTGCTTGGTCATTATGTTAGAATAATGCAGTGGTTTACAGATCGCAATATATCGATCCAGGGCCATCATCAGCAGGATATTGCAGTCCATCATGATGATGAAGTAAATGAAGAACATTTGAGTCAAACATCCAACCAGCGAAATGTAATTCTGATGGAAGAGGAATCCGAGGAGCATCTTTGGAACTATGGTAGTTGTGCCACAGATGTTCACGGCACTCAACAAGGAGATGAGAACATACATAGGAGCATGCAGGGAGCTCTCCATCAACACcgtgtggatgatgatgatgttggcgACCAAGATCACAACATAGATGAGAAAAAATGGGATGAACAAGAGGCGTTGAGATTCACAGAAGCCGGGAAATCCCAACAGGATGAATTCCTGATGAGAGTAATGGACCATAGAGATGTTCATAGCATCAGCCACCGCAGTCAGGGCATTCAGAAGAACCAACCACCTGTCAGTAGAAGAGACATAAGTCCTATATCAGGTTTTAGTTCTGGATAACACAAGATCCTTTCATCGTCTATTGGTGAAGGTGAGTTTCAGCTGTTTTTACATTAAATTGTGATTTGCTCTCTGGCTCAGTGGTTAGGACTGGTTCCTTGCAGCGTTAGAGTTCTAGGTTTAAATCCAaccaagaacaacatctgcatggagtttgcctGGTTTTCCTCTGGTTACTCctgttttctcccacactccaaagacatacattgtgagctccactggagaCACCAAGTGAaaatattggggtcatttatgaaatcaGATTTGTCAATTTTGTGGCGTAAAAAAGCCACAAGTCATGGAAATTGCCAACTGCCAAAATTTTGCGACATTTTATGATCCTTGCTACTTTTCACAGTAGTCTATGTTTAAGAattaaaagtgagattagaccgaTTATGCATTATTTACTATGTGCTGCTTTTGGTGCCAGCTCACAAAGCAAAGCCAGACTTAAACTTGTCGTTAAAAGCGACCTTACGTGATAAGTGACCCCCAATGTCTGCACAGCGGTGCTGAAGGTTAGCACTATTGAagtgaataaaataaatacatttggtgatttttttttttgtcaccccaaAAGATAAGTAGACCCTCTTTCTGACTGAAAGGGTCAATTTCCACCTGCAAGAGGCTTCTTATTTgtaaaggcccccatacacattagtgtattgtcagaGAAAGGTGGGATCAGCCGACTGTTTATTGGGGAGCTCCCGACTCTCCCCCAACAGATGACGTCGAAGAGAGAAGGATCAGGAGAAGTGAATGTTCTCGTCTGATCCTTTTCTTCTTTTGGAACATAAGCCACCGCCAGAAGCATCCTGCAGAGGCTTTCTCTTCTGTCCCACATTTAGCTGAGCCAAATGTGCGAATGTACGGGGGAGACGGGAGGAATTCGGGATAGAGCCGTTGGCTGAAGGATCATTCGCTGACATCTATTGAATGTTTCCCTTGCGTATTTCTGCCCCTGTGTACTAGTAGAAGAGATGGAAATTTAAATTTACTCAAACTAATTAATCACTAATTAATTAGAGACCCCAGTATACGCAGCCCctctcaccattttttttttctgtcctgtctGTACTTATACAGATGATTTGCTTTGCTTCTGGTTATCTTGTcatgtttatgtttttttattatttatgctagACCTCCTCGATTTTTCTGGAAGGGATATAAGAAGTTGGATTACCCGGAAGCTGCTGCAGCTCCCGCTATTGAGTGTTAATTTGCACCGATGCACTTTCCCTCCCCTCTAGGCGCTTGACTCTTGGGACCTTACACATGTTGGGGTGGAAGCACCCTTCATTTTCAGTGTCTTCTGTTCACATTGTCTGGTGTGAACATAGGACTTCTTTGAGAGCAGAATACATTTGATTTCATAATTCTACATGCATTTTTTCCCATCTGGCCATAACATCTGCCATGAAAAGAGGGAGCTCCTAGTCTTGTCGTCAGTGGATCTGTACTACTTCAGATTCCTCCCTGTTTTTTTTGCTAATGGTATTATCAGACTTTACTCCAAAGGATTTTTTTTAGTAACTATAATCAGGTCTTCTCCTTCCAGTGTCTGTTAGCTTTCCTCTAATGTGGAATATAATCTCTAGGTTCTTCTGGATGTCCTGAGATCTATTTATGCTCGATTAAAGAGATCAGGAAGGTTGAGAATGTATTACTTATTTTCCGGAAGGAATAATGAGCTTAAGTGCCGCCATACCTACCCTGGGTAGATATTTTATGGCTGCCATTAGACTGGTTCACTTTGCACAGATTTCAGATCATCCTAATTCTGTTAGAGCCGACTTTTAGAGCAGTGACCACTTATTGGGCTGATCAAGTGTGATCCTGCTGGATCAGATTTGTGCGAGTACCATGGAACTTGCGCTGTATGTTCAATTTATGGTTTTCAGAACAGCTTTGTGGCTGTCTCTTTGAGTTCTACCACACAAGAGAGCCCTCCCTATGGGAATACCTCTTGTTAATACCCCATTAttatgctgctgttaggacttaaGAGGAGCATCGATTTCTAACATTAATCtgctttcccttagtcctaacagcagcaaagCTTCTGGCCCTAAGTACGTTACTTCTTTATAATAAACACAGATTAGGAGGGGGTAGCTATCCTTATATAGGCTCTGGGGTCTCTAATTAATTAgtgattaaatagattttttttttaaattccatcTGTCCTACTAGTACACATCGTGCTGCTGTTAGGGCTAAGGGAAAACAGATTGACGTTAGAAATCAATGCATATGCCGGCCTTAAGGCTGGTCATTCACGTTAGCAAGCTATCAGATAGGCTGTATCTTTCCTaacccctccatacacatgcacaatTGGCTTAGCCCAGCAATGGTGCTGAATGCGGAGAGGGGATAAAGCCATTACCAGTTGATGGTGATGATAAACTATTTCCCTTAGAAGAAAAGACCATGAAAACCAACTTTCCCAACTCCCCCCTTCTCTCCCACAACATCTGCTGTCAGGAAATAACGAGGAGGCCCCTAAAGACCTTAGATGGTTGACTGGTCCTGCCGCTTGCACCCTATTAGGGCATATCGGACCATAGGAATTCGAAGTTATGGGAAGGTTGTAATTATTGTGACTACATTTTAGGCTGAGTGGAAGCAGTGGACTGTGTCCCTCTGATTTTATCCACAAGTAAGAGTCTGACAGAGATAGATGATCCCATACACACAGGTCCTTGTGGCTTCATACTGAGGAACTGCACGTCCTCCGGGCACTGCTGTACCGGCTCAGGGCTCAGCATTTTCCTCATCACTGATTTTGTGACATGAACCTTTCGTTATTTGCAATGATTTATGGATGTTTATGTTTTTATATTCCACCAGTGACTAGAACCCTCAGAGGCGGCCGTGCTGACTCCGTACATGACTATAAAGTAGGGCTAAGCCGGACTTTCCTCACCCCTATTTCTCCACACTCCGACTCTCCAGTTCTGATATAAATGTTTaataattagtaaaaaaaagttaCTGGTAGAAAATGatgtatatttattaatgatcctgtagtaggcttgcacagtaaaatatcaatttttgcagatgacactaaactatgtagagtaattaacacagaagaggacagtatactgtatatatactacagaggacaatacactgtatatatactacagaggacagtatactgtatatatactacagaggacagtatactgtatatatactacagaggacagtatactgtatatatatactacagagaacagtatactgcatatatacactacagaggacagtatactgtatatacactacagaagacagtatactgtttatatatactacagagggcagtatactgtatatatactacagaggacagtatactgtatatacactacagaggacagtatactgtatatatactacagaggacagtatactgtatatatactacagaggatagtatagtgtatgtatatatatatatatatatatatatactacagaggacagtatactgtatatatatataaaaaaagaaaagttgcagctctcacctctaatCACCCTTGTGAAGCACGGAAGATGTGGCTTGAACCCAGCCACGCTTGATATGTCCAAAAACAAAGGGTCAATTCCAGCTTCTGACGTATAAAATAATTGTTCTTTATTCGGCTTTCAAAGTTTAAGATCCAACAtacatcacatggagagacacaaagtaattgtgacgcgtttcgggctatggtattgagcccttcatcATGTTGGATCTTAAACTTTGAAAGCCGAATAAAGAACAATTATTTTATACGTCAGAAGATGGAATTGACCCTTTgtttttggatatatatatatactacagaggacagtatactgtatatatacactacagaggacagtatactgtatatacactacagaggacagtatactgtatatatactacagaggacagtataccgtatatatatatactacagagaacagtatactgtatatatactacagaggacagtatgctgtatatatacactacagaggacagtatactgtatatatactacagaggacagtatactgtttatatatactacagaggacagtatactgtatatacactacagaggacagtatactgtatatatatatatatatatatactacagaggacagtatactgtatatatatatactacagaggacagtatactgtatatatatatatatatatactgtatacatatactacagaggacagtatactgtatatatactacagaggacagtatactgtatatatacactcacctaaagaattattaggaacaccatactaatacggtgttggacccccttttgccttcagaactgccttaattctacgtggcattgattcaacaaggtgctgtcacggatgtatgtgagcaacaatagaactacacagtacagagctactgactggacccagaactagggaggataaagggtgacccctgtccgaccctcaacgctctccctattctgctaaagcacatgcccggatccaaatggcggaacgaggcatgcccacgtgcctaagactaatgacccctgtaacccctacaatagtggaaggggcacggccaccagtgccctactcagtatatggagggaaccgtggccacctcagatccagtcagaaaataaacaggaacacaacaatgtctgcacacttagctggaggtgttgcagccgcagagaagacggatccaaggataggctggcaatatccggagtgctagctgcagcagaacacaggtccagtgaactgatagctacaagtgaagaaactaaagccagagctacaactgaagtgagaactataatccacatcctatcataggaggagggggtatataaagagagggaaatcaaacacatgaaaaacagctgtggtgaaagaaaccaaaagtaaacagagtagtgagaactcctcccagctctagtagtgacatcatcacaggggtggagaaacagagctgtgagaacgtcccaaagctctggtagtgacagtacccccccctctacgggtggactctggacacccaggacccaccttctcaggattagccctatgaaatgccctgatgaggcgagtggctttaatgtccgacaccggaacccacatcctctcctcaggaccataacccttccaatgaacgaggtactgaagagaaccgcggaccatgcgagagtccacaattctggaaacctcaaactccagattgccatcaaccaaaatcggaggaggaggcaaagaggagggtaccgtgggctggacatatggttttaagagagatctgtgaaatacattatgtatcttccaaacccgtggaagatcaagacggaaggcaacaggattgatgactgacaagattttataaggcccaataaacttgggacccaatttccaggagggaaccttcaacttaatgtttctagtagacaaccacaccagatcacccacattcaggtccggaccaggcacacgtctcttatcagccacacgcctatacctctcactcatctttttaagattactctgaatcttttgccaaatggtagacaaagacgaggaaaatctctcctcctcaggtaaacagaaagagcccctcccgagaatgtcccaaactgcggatggaacccatatgcaccaaagaatggtgacttatcagaagattcctgacgacggttgttcagagcaaactcagcaagagggagaaatgaacaccaatcctcctggttctctgccacaaaacagcgcaaatatgtctccagattctgattgaggcgctcagtctgaccattcgactgcgggtgaaaagcagaagagaaggacagccgaacccccaggcgagaacagaaagccttccagaacctggacacaaactgcgtgcctctatcggaaacaatatcagagggaatgccgtgcaatttaacaatatggtcgacaaaagcttgcgccaacgttttagcattgggtaaaacaggaaaggtacgaaatgagccatcttgctaaaacggtccaccaccaccaggatcaccgacttccccgaggaacgaggaagatccgtgataaagtccatggacaggtgtgtccaaggacgggaaggaatgggtaacgggagaagggaacctgaaggccgtgaacgagggaccttagcgcgagcgcacgtctcacaagcagccacaaaaccctccaccgacttacgaagagccggccaccaaaatctccgagcaatgagatctaccgtggctctactcccggggtgaccagcaagaaccgtatcatgatgctccttaaagagtttgtgacgtagctcaggaggcacgaacaacttcccagaaggacaacgggcaggtgtctcagtctgggcagcctggacctcggcctccaaatcggaatatagagcagaaacaactaccccctccgccaaaatgggacccgggtcctcggagtttcctcctcccggaaaacagcgagagagagcatcagccttcacattttttatccaggtcggaatgtaacaacaaaattgaatctggagaagaacagagaccatctggcctgtctcggattcatacgcctggccgactccaagtatgccagattcttatggtcggtaaaaacggtgatagggtgcctggccccctccaaccaatggcgccattcctcgaaagccaacttgatggccaacaactccctatctcccacatcatagtttctctctgccggggagagtttttttagagaaaaaggcacagggtcgccacttggcaggggaagggccctgggacaaaaccgcacccacacccacctcggaagcatccacctcaacaataaaaggtaaggaaacatcgggatgcaccaagacgggagcagacgcaaaattctctttaatcttagaaaaggctgtaagcgcctcctccgaccaagaggaaaaatccgcccccttttttgtcatgtcagtgagggtttgacaacagaggaataattcaaaatgaactttctgtaatagttcgcaaaacccagaaagcgcatcaatgccttctgattctcaggaagctcccactcaagtacagcacggaccttctcgggatccatgcgaaaaccagaagcagagaggagaaaacccagaaattgaatctccgataccataaaaagacatttctccagcttggcgtacaatttattttcccgcagaatctgcagaacctgaaaaagatgatcctgatgggtctgaacatcaggggaaaaaatcaaaatatcatcaagatacactaatacaaatttccccattaaatgatagaaaatactattaacaaaatgctgaaagacggccggagcattcatcaggccgaaaggcataacgagattctcgaaatgcccgtcaggggtattaaaggccgttttccattcatccccctctctgaccctgaccaggttgtacgcgcctctcaaatccaatttggaaaacaccttggccccaacaatttgattgaagaggtccgggatcagaggaaggggatagggatcgcgaatcgtgatacggttcagctccctgaaatctaggcaaggtctcagagagccatctttctttttaacaaaaaaaaaacccgcggccacaggtgactttgagggacgaatatgccccttttcgagactctcggagatgtaagttcgcatagcgattctttccggttgtgaaagattgtagaggcgtgcttttggcagcttggcgccgggaatgaggttaatgggacagtcaaactcccggtgaggaggtagctcctgaacaccgctctcggaaaacacgtccgagaaatcagagagaaatgatggcagcgttttagtagacacctctgcaaaagtcgctgtgagacaattctctctacaaaagtcactccactcatttatttgccttccttgccaatcaatagtggggttatgtctagtgagccagggtaaccccaaaactagaggagacggcaatccgttaaggacaaaacaagatatatcctccacatgagtgtcacctacagctagccggatattgtgaacaatgccctttagagatctctgtgagagtggagcagagtcaatagcaaaaacaggtatatctttatctaatgtgcaaacctgaaaaccatgcatggctacaaattgagtgtcaataagattgacggccgctccactatcgacaaaaatctcacaagaaatgactttgctctctagcgccaccctggcagacaggagaaaacgggaactgcaggtcagaggaaaagcatcaaatcctacatcaactttgcccaaagtagcagaacttgatgatttaccttttgagatttttctcttattatcgctcttagtacggttcaagaatctcctagacggacaaacatttgccaaatgacctatgcccccacaacaaaaacagaccatacactGAGGACtagatcctcttttatcaggggcaagttgacctagctgcatgggctcctcctcagaggggagcgagacaggatgaggcccctgcacactgaatgagtccgcaccactgcccctagactgacaatggctggacagagaggtctcgtttctttctcttagacgcctgtcaaggcgtaccgccaatgacatggcagactctaaggacgttggtctctcatggaaagcaaacgcatcctttaatctctccgagagaccatgacagaactgactccggagtgcagcatcattccaacccgaatcagctgcccatctccgaaatcagaacaataaagctccgcagaccgtttgttctggcataaaacacgtaggttagattcggccagagcaacacgatccgggtcatcataatctgccccagggccacaaaaaatccctccacggatcgaagggagggatcccctgatggcagcgaaaaagcccaagtctgagcattacccctgagcagggaaatgacaatcttcaccctctgctcctgattaccagaagagtgaggacacaagcaaaatggagtttgcatgcctctctgaaacgaacaaaattctcactgcccccggagaacgtctccggaagtgagacctttggctcgcaacagactccatgagccggagcagggcccaatgcttgaagctgggtcatagattgacagagatccgctacttccaaagaaagaccctgcatgcggtcaaacaggtcagaaagcggatccatgtcaaaaaaggacggttttggtggattataatgtcacggatgtatgtgagcaacaatagaactacacagtacagagctactgactggacccagaactagggaggataaagggtgacccctgtccgaccctcaacgctctcccta
Encoded proteins:
- the LOC120994101 gene encoding olfactory receptor 52K1-like, whose protein sequence is MESSLHAPMYVLISLLSAVNICGTTTIVPKMLLGFLFHQNYISLVGCLTQMFFIYFIIMMDCNILLMMALDRYIAICKPLHYSNIMTKHNLLFLTIVAVVRGVSFVCPVIYLASRVDFCHSNIIDHFACEHMALLSLACGTITKNKLVGLCLRVFSKIFDMSFLCTSYGSIMSVALTISGAARHKSLHTCGTHILVILIVYFFRLSSSIVYRVSRSVSQDTHNLLSAIYLLIPALVNPLIYGLRTTEIRIRILKVFCQINIGLHCMS